GTCGCTTCAGTCCTCCTAATAGCCGTCAAAGACGATTAAAAGTTCAATTTTTATACTTTAATTTGATTTAGGTTTATTATCTTTATGTAGATATAGATTGACTAATGCTATAATTAATTTTATGCAATTAATTGTTTGACCAAGGATCTCGACCATAAGGAGGATACAGAATGAATGGATCGCCTAAGATGTTAGATGATTTTCTAAAATATTATGCCACCGTCTTAAATTACATGGATGACTACATCGCTGAACCAATCAATCGTTATCATCTCACGTTTGACGCTTTTTTAATTATGCATGAAATAGGGCGTAGCACAACGCCCCTATTACTAATGGACATTGCTGAAAGCCACCACGTCTCCCGTAGTGCCATTTCACGTCAAATTAGTATTCTATTGAAATATGATTATGTTTATCAGGTTGCAAAACCAACTGACCGCCGTAAAAAGATTCTGTTACTAACTGATCAAGGACAAAACATCGATCAGCAGCTGATTGATGACCTCCAAGGTATCTTTGATGTCTGGGTCAATCGGTTAGGCGCTGAGCGCGTGGTTTCAATGCTGGCCCTCCTACATGACTTCAATCAAGAGGTTATTCAGCCACAGCCTAAGCGTTAAGATACTACCTTAACCAACCGCTCCATTTGCGGATAAAAAATAAGCGAGTCCCAATCGTGAATACTGCGAGCAATCCCTACCTTACTTTGCTGGTTAGGATACTTCACAAGTCACGATTAAGACCCGCTTATTTTATTGTCTCAGTGGCCGTAACGCCATTAACAGCCGTTTAGCAGATTCGAACTGCCGACCTCTTCCTTACCATGGAAGTGCTCTACCTGCTGAGCTAAAACGGCAAAATTCTTCTTGAATAGTATACCAAAGCTTAGATTCAATTGTAATCCTAAGCATAAAAAAAGGAACCGAATTAATCGATTCCTTCGTTTGCATGGCAACGTCCTACCCTCGCAGGGAGCGATCCCCCAACTACTCTCGGCGCTAAGAAGCTTAACTTCTGTGTTCGACATGGGAACAGGTGTATCCTTCTTGCCATCGTCGCCACACTATTGAGAAACTTGTGCTCTCAAAACTAGCTAATATCAAATTGTATTTTTCATCTTACCGGAACACCAATTACTTGGTTAAGTCCTCGACCGATTAGTATTAGTCCGCTTCACACGTCACCGTGCTGCCACTTCTAACCTATCTACCTGATCATCTTTCAGGGGTCTTACTTCCATAAAGGAATGGGAAATCTCATCTCGAGGTGTGTTTCACACTTAGATGCTTTCAGCGTTTATCACATCCATACGTAGCTACCCAGCGATGCGCCTGGCGGCACAACTGGTACACCAGAGGTATGTCCATCCCGGTCCTCTCGTACTAAGGACAGATCCTCTCAAATTTCCTACGCCCGCGACGGATAGGGACCGAACTGTCTCACGACGTTCTGAACCCAGCTCGCGTACCGCTTTAATGGGCGAACAGCCCAACCCTTGGGACCGACTACAGCCCCAGGATGCGATGAGCCGACATCGAGGTGCCAAACCTCCCCGTCGATGTGGACTCTTGGGGGAGATAAGCCTGTTATCCCCAGGGTAGCTTTTATCCGTTGAGCGATGGCCCTTCCATACGGTACCACCGGATCACTAAGCCCGACTTTCGTCCCTGCTCGACCTGTCTGTCTCGCAGTCAAGCTCCCTTGTGCCTTTACACTCTGCGAATGATTTCCAACCATTCTGAGGGAACCTTTGGGCGCCTCCGTTACTCTTTAGGAGGCGACCGCCCCAGTCAAACTGCCCACCTGACACTGTCTCCCACCACGCTAAGTGGTGTGGGTTAGAGTGGTCATACAGCGAGGGTAGTATCCCACCAACGCCTCCACCGAAACTAGCGTTCCGGTTTCTATGGCTCCTACCTATCCTGTACAAGCTGTACAAACACTCAATATCAAGCTACAGTAAAGCTCCATGGGGTCTTTCCGTCCTGTCGCGGGTAGTCCGCATCTTCACGGACAATATAATTTCACCGAGTCTCTCGTTGAGACAGTGCCCAGATCGTTACGCCTTTCGTGCGGGTCGGAACTTACCCGACAAGGAATTTCGCTACCTTAGGACCGTTATAGTTACGGCCGCCGTTTACTGGGGCTTCAATTCTGAGCTTCGCCGAAGCTAACCCATCCTTTTAACCTTCCAGCACCGGGCAGGCGTCAGCCCCTATACGTCATCTTACGATTTTGCAGAGACCTGTGTTTTTGATAAACAGTCGCCTGGGCCTATTCACTGCGGCTGATCTTGCGATCAGCACCCCTTCTCCCGAAGTTACGGGGTCATTTTGCCGAGTTCCTTAACGAGAGTTCACTCGCTCACCTTAGGATTCTCTCCTCGACTACCTGTGTTGGTTTGCGGTACGGGTAGTTAAATACTCACTAGAAGCTTTTCTCGGCAGTGTGACATCAGACGCTTCGCTACTAAATTTCGCTCCCCATAACAACTTGTCCTTAAATTGATAAGCATTTGACTCATCAAAAGACTTGTTGCTTGGACATCCTAATCCAACAGGATGCACATCTTAGCCTACTGCGTCCCTCCATCGTTCAAACGCATTTAACTAGTACAGAAATATCAATCTGTTATCCATCGTCTACGCCTCTCGGCCTCGACTTAGGTCCCGACTAACCCTGGGAGGACGAGCCTTCCCCAGGAAACCTTAGTCATTCGGTGGATGGGATTCTCACCCATCTTTCGCTACTCATACCGGCATTCTCACTTCTAAGCGCTCCACAAGTCCTCACGATCTTGCTTCACCGCCCTTAGAACGCTCTCCTATCACGTGACCTAATGGTCACATCCACAGTTTCGGTAGTATACTTAGCCCCGGTACATTTTCGGCGCAGAATCACTCGACTAGTGAGCTATTACGCACTCTTTAAATGGTGGCTGCTTCTGAGCCAACATCCTAGTTGTCTGTGCAACTCCACATCCTTTTCCACTTAGTATACATTTAGGGACCTTAACTGGTGATCTGGGCTGTTCCCCTTTCGACGGTGGATCTTATCACTCATCGTCTGACTCCCGGATATGAATCAATGGCATTCGGAGTTTATCTGAATTCAGTAACCCAAGACGGGCCCCTAGTCCAAATAGTGCTCTACCTCCATGATCCTTCATCCGAGGCTAGCCCTAAAGCTATTTCGGAGAGAACCAGCTATCTCCAAGTTCGATTGGAATTTCACCGCTATCCACACCTCATCCCAGCAATTTTCAACTTACACGGGTTCGGTCCTCCAGTGCGTTTTACCGCACCTTCAACCTGGACATGGATAGGTCACCTGGTTTCGGGTCTACAACCTCGTACTAAAAACGCCCATTTCAGACTCGCTTTCGCTACGGCTCCGACTTTTAAGTCTTAACCTTGCACGGGATCGTAACTCGCCGGTTCATTCTACAAAAGGCACGCCATCACGCATTAACGCGCTCTGACTTATTGTAGGCACATGGTTTCAGGAACTATTTCACTCCCCTTCCGGGGTGCTTTTCACCTTTCCCTCACGGTACTGGTTCACTATCGGTCACTAGGGAGTATTTAGCCTTGGGAGATGGTCCTCCCGGATTCCGACGGAATTTCACGTGTTCCGCCGTACTCAGGATCCTGAACTGAGAACGTTTAATTTAATCTACTGGGCTATCACCATCTATGGCGGATTTTCCCAAATCCTTCGACTATCAAACGTTTTGGTAACTCAAATGTTCAGTCCTACAACCCCAAAGAGCAAGCTCTCTGGTTTGGGCTGTTCCCCGTTCGCTCGCCGCTACTTAGGGAATCGAAATTTCTTTATATTCCTGCTGCTAATGAGATGTTTCAGTTCACAGCGTTTACCTCCGACTAGACTATGTATTCATCTAGCGGTAACAGTTGATTAAAACTGCTGGGTTGCCCCATTCGGAAATCTCCGGATCATAGCTTACGTACAGCTCCCCGAAGCATATCGGTGTTAGTCCCGTCCTTCATCGGCTCCTAGTGCCAAGGCATTCACCATGCGCCCTTGTTAACTTAACCTCATTTTCCTAACGGAAAATGCGATTAATGAGTTTAGCGATTTAAAACTTCTTTAAAAAACTCAAAAAACGCGGTGTTCTCGGTTTAATTATGAAAAATTATATTTGATATTATCTAGTTTTCAAAGAACAAGTTTGAGAGTTAGACCTCTCAAAACTAAACAAAGTTTCAACAATCATGTGTAAGGTTTCCGTAATATTCCTTAGAAAGGAGGTGATCCAGCCGCAGGTTCTCCTACGGCTACCTTGTTACGACTTCACCCTAATCATCTGTCCCACCTTAGGCGGTTGGCTCCCGAAGGTTACCCCACCGACTTTGGGTGTTACAAACTCTCATGGTGTGACGGGCGGTGTGTACAAGGCCCGGGAACGTATTCACCGCGGCATGCTGATCCGCGATTACTAGCGATTCCGACTTCATGTAGGCGAGTTGCAGCCTACAATCCGAACTGAGAATGGCTTTAAGAGATTAGCTTGCTCTCGCGAGTTCGCAACTCGTTGTACCATCCATTGTAGCACGTGTGTAGCCCAGGTCATAAGGGGCATGATGATTTGACGTCATCCCCACCTTCCTCCGGTTTGTCACCGGCAGTCTCACCAGAGTGCCCAACTTAATGCTGGCAACTGATAATAAGGGTTGCGCTCGTTGCGGGACTTAACCCAACATCTCACGACACGAGCTGACGACAACCATGCACCACCTGTATCCATGTCCCCGAAGGGAACGTCTAATCTCTTAGATTTGCATAGTATGTCAAGACCTGGTAAGGTTCTTCGCGTAGCTTCGAATTAAACCACATGCTCCACCGCTTGTGCGGGCCCCCGTCAATTCCTTTGAGTTTCAGTCTTGCGACCGTACTCCCCAGGCGGAATGCTTAATGCGTTAGCTGCAGCACTGAAAGGCGGAAACCCTCCAACACTTAGCATTCATCGTTTACGGTATGGACTACCAGGGTATCTAATCCTGTTTGCTACCCATACTTTCGAGCCTCAGCGTCAGTTACAGACCAGACAGCCGCCTTCGCCACTGGTGTTCTTCCATATATCTACGCATTTCACCGCTACACATGGAGTTCCACTGTCCTCTTCTGCACTCAAGTTTCCCAGTTTCCGATGCACTTCTTCGGTTGAGCCGAAGGCTTTCACATCAGACTTAAAAAACCGCCTGCGCTCGCTTTACGCCCAATAAATCCGGATAACGCTTGCCACCTACGTATTACCGCGGCTGCTGGCACGTAGTTAGCCGTGGCTTTCTGGTTAAATACCGTCAATACCTGAACAGTTACTCTCAGATATGTTCTTCTTTAACAACAGAGTTTTACGAGCCGAAACCCTTCTTCACTCACGCGGCGTTGCTCCATCAGACTTTCGTCCATTGTGGAAGATTCCCTACTGCTGCCTCCCGTAGGAGTTTGGGCCGTGTCTCAGTCCCAATGTGGCCGATTACCCTCTCAGGTCGGCTACGTATCATTGCCATGGTGAGCCGTTACCCCACCATCTAGCTAATACGCCGCGGGACCATCCAAAAGTGATAGCCGAAGCCATCTTTCAAACTCAGACCATGCGGTCCGAGTTGTTATGCGGTATTAGCATCTGTTTCCAGGTGTTATCCCCCACTTCTGGGCAGGTTTCCCACGTGTTACTCACCAGTTCGCCACTCACTCAAATGTTATATCACTCAGGTGCAAGCACCGTCATTCAACAACCAGAGTTCGTTCGACTTGCATGTATTAGGCACGCCGCCAGCGTTCATCCTGAGCCAGGATCAAACTCTCAAATTAATGATGAGTTCTAAAAAAGCTCATTTAGTACTTGATTTAAAAATTGTTTGTTTACGAATTGACTTCGCAAATGTTTGCTACCAATTCAAGAATTGATAGACCCTACACATTTGATTTGTCGAAACTTTGTTCAGTTTTCAAAGGTCTAATTTGTTGGTTGATTACCTCAACGCAACTTAATTATCTTAACATCTTGATTTCTTTTTGTCAACTTCTTTTTTTAAAAGAATTAACAATCTCAAGCTGTCAGTTGCCGTTGCGACAACAGGAATAATCATATCAATTACTGAAGCAGTTGTCAACAACTAATTTCAATATTGTTTTTCGTATTCCTTGCCACCGTAGCAGCAACGTGTACTAATATACCAACCACAGCTGAAACTGTCAACAACTTTTTGCTTCTTTTTTCAAAAAAGTGAAAACGGCATTCAAATTAGTCGTCTATTTTCACGATACTGGTTAGTGTAATCAGCGTTTACACGCCGATCTCGTTTATCAATTAAACACTAAACCTTCTATATAATGGTATAAAAAAAGAGTCCGGGACATAACTCGGACTCTTTTAGAAGGCGACACTGTTCAAGGCAAAAACCACCAGGGCGCAGTAACCACGCTAGTTGAACGTCAAACCAAGGTTGCAATTATTCTAAATTCACATGCCAAGTCGTCAAAAGATATTAATCGTAGTTTAGCAACATGGCTGTCAAAGTTACCACGCCATTTATTCAAGTCGATGACATTTGAGAATGGCTATAGTTCGCCGATTGGCGAACTATAGCCATTCAATTTGATTTAAATATTTACTTTGCAGCCGTCGGCGCACCCAATCAGCGCGGTTTAAACGAAAACACCAATAGTCTGCTCCGAAAAGATGGCTTGCACCATGATCTCACCATGGATCAGCTATCAGATGAATTTATACAGGCAGTATCCAGTCGACGAAATCACATTCCACGAAAAAGTCTTAACTCCCCCCCCACTGGAGGAGTTCCTAAATCAAATCACAGATGAACAACTAGCAAATTTCTAACTTAATTTGACAATTTGGGATATTTAAGGCATACGAAACTCTGATTTACTAGGATTGTAAGACTGTCATTTACTAAGCAATTTCTTTGTAAAAATCTCAATAGAATCTCCATTAGATAGTATTTTTTCAACCGAGATGCTCTTAACATCTGCAGAAACATTACCTATCTGCTTATTCAATTCATTCGCCAATTCTACTGCTTTTTCTGGAGTTAATCCCTGTGCAATTGTGATATGTGGTACATATTTTTTATATCTAAGTTCGTGAGCCGAAAATATAGAACAATCATATAGACTTCGATGTAGGCTGCTAACTTTATTCTTACTTTTTCCGATTTCTAACCAAACATATCCATTTTCATAATCACCAGACACTTTAGAAATATCTATTGAAAAAGCTGGCACATCATGGCTCACTTCACAAAGGGAGTCAAATATTAACCCATTCTCCGATTCACTCTCAAACGGGAAAATTAAAGAAATGTGTGGTCTGACATGTGCATATAACGAATCATACTTTTTCCTAATTTTTTGTACTTGATTAATATTATCAAAATCAGGAAATATTAGGACTGAACGTTCCAATTATCTCACCTCTGTATAATTGTCAATTAATTTCGAGAAATTTAACCAGATTGGAGAATCCACTTTTGAAGCATATTTTTCAGAGACACTAATAATATACTTTTTTGAGAAAAATGAGTGAATATTGAAAAAGTGACTGTGAATTGTTTTGTCAAAGATCATACTTTTCCTTGGAACATATTCAAACATGTCTAAATCCTTGAACAATCCAGTACCCAGCATTACGAAGGTATCATATAGGCTGGTATTAAATCGCTTAATTTTGAACGCAACGTTTCGTAATTTATTTCGTCATACGTATAGTAGGCAGCCAGGTTATCACTACCAGTCTGATCCTTTATACCGATTACAACAACATCACCAACTCCAGTCATTACTTTTCTTAGATTAGCCTCAACCTCACCAGTCTCAATTCTGTATCCACGAATTTTAACTTGATTGTCATTTCTACCAACATACATGATTTCGCCGTTCTGAGATTGATAAACCATATCTCCGGTATGATAGAAAGCTGTTTGAGTATACAATGGTGAACAGATGAATTTTAATTCACTTTTGTCTTTATCGCCACCTGTCACGATGACTTTAATTAAATTGCGTTTTAACTCGGTCCTTAAGCCGTAACACAATCGGATAAGCAATTACACCACCCACCACTGCTTGAATCGCGTTGGTCGGTACGCCGGCCAAGCCGGTTGGCATCGCATATAGAATCGTATCGGAAATAAAATACCCAATTACCATAACGACACCACCAATTGTAATCGCCATGAACTGACGCCCTTTAGATTGATCAGCCCCAAACTGACCAACTAAAAACCCTTCTAAACCATGCACGATGAGCGAAAACAACATGTACTGTGAATAGCCAGACAACAAATCTAATAGAAATCCACTAGCCCCACCAACAATTGCACCGCCTCGACGGCCAAACAATAATGCCGCAATGAAAATCCCAGCATCACATAAGTTGATATTACCATGTGTCATTGGCACTGGAATAATAAACCACATTGAAATGACAACCGTTACCGCAATCAGCAACCCCAATACTGCGACCAAGCGTGTCGAAAACTTAGTTTGCTTCTTCTCTGACATCTCTAAACCATCCCCTCTAGTAGCTGTACTTAACCTAACAATGTGCATTTTCTAATCTAGTTCTCATTTTACTACAATTATTTAAAAATACTACTCCGGGTGTGACCGGCAAACAAAAATCTGGCTACCAACAAGCGGCGCCAGATTTTCATCAGTTCTACTATTATTTAATGCGTGCTAAGAAATACCGCTTTTTCCCCCGACGCACAATCACAAATTTACCATCAAAAGCTGTCGTTGGATCAATCACGGCATCAACATCCGTAATTTTCACACCATTAATCCGAATGGCCCCATTTTTAAGATCTTCTCGAGCTTGACGCCGTGAGGGTTCAAACTTGGTTGCATCAACTAGCCATAGCACAATATTCTGCTTTTCAGCAGTCACTTCAGCTGAAGGCACCCCTTTAAACCCTTGTTCAATCTCGCCGGCATTCAAGTTTTGAACATCACCAGTGAATAAGGCATTGGTAATATTTTGTGCTTCTGCGACCGCTGCTTTCCCATGCACAAATTCAGTGACACATTCTGCTAACCGCCGTTGTGCTTCCCGCTTACCGGGTGCCAACTTAACCTTTTCAGCTAAATCATCAATTTCAGCATGGCTTAAGAATGTGAAATACTTCAAATATTTAACGACATCCCGATCATCTTGATTAATCCAAAATTGGTAAAATTCATAAGGTGAGGTCCGTTCTGGATCTAACCAAACAGCGCCACCCGCAGTCTTACCAAACTTCGTCCCATCTGCCTTAAGCAATAGTGGAATTGTCAAGCCGTAGACTTTGGTTTCATTACCTTCTAACCGGTGAATCAAATCCGTTCCGGCCGTGATATTCCCCCACTGGTCAGCCCCACCAATTTGTAATTGGACATGAGCTGCCCGGTATAAATGTAAGAAATCAACTGATTGTAAGATTTGGTAGGTAAATTCAGTATAAGAAATCCCGACTTCTAACCGACTTGCAACGACTTCTTTGTTCAGCATCGTATTCACACTAAACAACTTACCGTAGTCCCGCAAAAAGTCGAGTAACGAGATTTTAGATAACCAGTCATAGTTATTCACAATCGTAAAGTTATCATCATCACCAAACAACTTGTGCATTTGCGCACTCAAAGCCGCTTCATTGTGGTTAACTTGCGCCATCGTTTGTAAGACCCGTTCGGAATTCTTACCCGACGGATCACCAATGGCCCCGGTCCCACCACCGACTAACACGTAAGGATGATGGCCAGCTAACTGGAATCGTTTCAAAATCATAAACGGAATCAAATGGCCGATATGCATGCTGTCACCTGTTGGATCAATCCCACAATACAACGCAACCGCTTCATTGGTTGCCAGTTCCTTTAATCCAGCTTCATCCGTTTGCTGATTAATCGCACCACGCCATTTTAAATCATCAATAATATCCATCTGTATTCCTCCTAAAGTATGGTCCGAAAAAACAAAAAAACTCGTCCCTGCTATTAAACAGGGACGAGTTTTTCCGCGTTACCACCCAAGTTATCACTAAAAAGTGATCGCTCATTTATTGATAACGAAATAATCCGGCCGATTGGCAACTCACTCTATGTAATTCGTCATTGACCACAGCTCGGTTCACACCACCCACCGAGTCGCTTAACTGTTGGATCAATGACTACTTATTAGAGATTACCGCTTTTTATATTACTCATATCATAAGCACTCCGCTACCAAATGTCAATCATGATGACGTTGCCGCATGGCAAGGCTCAGTGCAACCAGATTCACAATAATCAAAACAAATAAGAAAACTAAGGCGGCGGTGGACCCTAAAGCTGTGCGCCGCGCTAACGATCCACTGGCCTGGGTTTGAACTAACGTAATAATCGCTGAGACGACCGACGTCCCCGTAGCCCCGGCAAATTGTTGTAAGGTATTAAACATCG
This region of Lactobacillus sp. CBA3605 genomic DNA includes:
- the tyrS gene encoding tyrosine--tRNA ligase — translated: MDIIDDLKWRGAINQQTDEAGLKELATNEAVALYCGIDPTGDSMHIGHLIPFMILKRFQLAGHHPYVLVGGGTGAIGDPSGKNSERVLQTMAQVNHNEAALSAQMHKLFGDDDNFTIVNNYDWLSKISLLDFLRDYGKLFSVNTMLNKEVVASRLEVGISYTEFTYQILQSVDFLHLYRAAHVQLQIGGADQWGNITAGTDLIHRLEGNETKVYGLTIPLLLKADGTKFGKTAGGAVWLDPERTSPYEFYQFWINQDDRDVVKYLKYFTFLSHAEIDDLAEKVKLAPGKREAQRRLAECVTEFVHGKAAVAEAQNITNALFTGDVQNLNAGEIEQGFKGVPSAEVTAEKQNIVLWLVDATKFEPSRRQAREDLKNGAIRINGVKITDVDAVIDPTTAFDGKFVIVRRGKKRYFLARIK
- a CDS encoding ECF transporter S component; translated protein: MSEKKQTKFSTRLVAVLGLLIAVTVVISMWFIIPVPMTHGNINLCDAGIFIAALLFGRRGGAIVGGASGFLLDLLSGYSQYMLFSLIVHGLEGFLVGQFGADQSKGRQFMAITIGGVVMVIGYFISDTILYAMPTGLAGVPTNAIQAVVGGVIAYPIVLRLKDRVKTQFN
- a CDS encoding 2'-5' RNA ligase family protein — protein: MERSVLIFPDFDNINQVQKIRKKYDSLYAHVRPHISLIFPFESESENGLIFDSLCEVSHDVPAFSIDISKVSGDYENGYVWLEIGKSKNKVSSLHRSLYDCSIFSAHELRYKKYVPHITIAQGLTPEKAVELANELNKQIGNVSADVKSISVEKILSNGDSIEIFTKKLLSK
- a CDS encoding MarR family winged helix-turn-helix transcriptional regulator, encoding MNGSPKMLDDFLKYYATVLNYMDDYIAEPINRYHLTFDAFLIMHEIGRSTTPLLLMDIAESHHVSRSAISRQISILLKYDYVYQVAKPTDRRKKILLLTDQGQNIDQQLIDDLQGIFDVWVNRLGAERVVSMLALLHDFNQEVIQPQPKR